The Streptomyces sp. SS1-1 genome has a segment encoding these proteins:
- the cseB gene encoding two-component system response regulator CseB, which translates to MADGDTPAPVSILLVEDDDVIRRSLTLALERYGYRVTGAADGLTGLELFREGRHDLLLLDVMLPGLDGIGLCRRIRETSMDPILMMSARGDALDIVSGLEAGADDYVVKPVDTAVLVARIRSLLRRAVYAPTPDGPRAAPAGTEPSLPEPGTRLVFGDLVIDTAGLEVSVAGRAVALAPTELRLLLEFAANPGIVLDRQTLLRTVWDYGWDGDSRVVDLCVQRLRRKIGAERVETVRGFGYKLRR; encoded by the coding sequence ATGGCTGACGGGGACACCCCGGCACCCGTGTCGATCCTGCTGGTCGAGGACGACGACGTGATCCGCAGATCTCTCACCCTGGCGCTGGAGCGCTACGGCTACCGCGTCACCGGCGCCGCCGACGGTCTGACCGGCCTGGAGCTGTTCCGGGAGGGCCGCCACGACCTGCTGCTGCTCGACGTGATGCTGCCCGGCCTCGACGGCATCGGGCTGTGCCGCCGGATCAGGGAGACCAGCATGGACCCGATCCTCATGATGTCCGCGCGCGGCGACGCCCTGGACATCGTCTCCGGCCTGGAGGCGGGCGCCGACGACTACGTGGTCAAGCCCGTCGACACCGCCGTCCTGGTGGCCCGTATCCGCTCCCTCCTGCGGCGGGCGGTCTACGCCCCCACCCCCGACGGACCCCGTGCCGCCCCCGCAGGCACGGAACCCTCGCTCCCCGAGCCCGGCACCCGGCTCGTCTTCGGCGACCTCGTCATCGACACCGCGGGTCTCGAGGTCTCCGTGGCGGGGCGTGCCGTCGCGCTGGCCCCCACGGAACTGCGGCTGCTGCTGGAGTTCGCCGCCAATCCCGGCATCGTGCTCGACCGGCAGACCCTGCTGCGGACCGTGTGGGACTACGGCTGGGACGGCGACAGCCGGGTCGTCGACCTGTGCGTGCAGCGGCTGCGCAGGAAGATCGGAGCCGAGCGCGTGGAGACCGTACGCGGCTTCGGCTACAAGCTGCGGCGCTGA
- a CDS encoding FAD-dependent oxidoreductase: MQTPVTIIGAGLGGLTLARVLHLHAIPVAVYEAESSPTARAQGGLLDIHDYNGQLALEAAELMEKFGPLVLAGRQATRVLDTDGKVVFEVADDGTGGRPEVQRGDLRQLLLDSLPEGTVRWGHKVTGVRPLGAGRHEVAFAGGGTVVTGLLVGADGAWSRVRPVLSAAEPEYLGKTVVETYLFDADTRHPAAAKAVGGGMLIALSPGREIFAHREKGDTLHAYVGLSEPRDWFAAIDVSDPAAALARIAREFTGWAPELTALITESDTAPVLRPLYALPTGHRWDRVPGVTLLGDAAHLAAPNGEGANLAMLDGAELGQALAAHPEDVEGALTVYEEAMFARAAETEEDAMPDIDSPDNTAHGLVALFHQAQEGAQGTR, from the coding sequence ATGCAGACCCCCGTCACGATCATCGGAGCCGGACTCGGCGGCCTCACGCTCGCCCGTGTCCTGCACCTCCACGCCATACCCGTCGCGGTGTACGAGGCCGAGTCCTCCCCCACGGCCCGCGCGCAGGGCGGACTGCTCGACATCCACGACTACAACGGACAACTCGCTCTGGAAGCAGCCGAGTTGATGGAGAAGTTCGGTCCCCTCGTCCTGGCGGGCCGGCAGGCGACGCGGGTGCTCGACACCGACGGGAAGGTCGTGTTCGAAGTGGCCGACGACGGTACGGGCGGGCGTCCCGAGGTGCAGCGCGGCGACCTGCGGCAGTTGCTGCTCGACTCCCTGCCCGAGGGGACCGTGCGCTGGGGGCACAAGGTCACCGGTGTCCGCCCGCTCGGTGCGGGCCGCCACGAGGTGGCGTTCGCGGGCGGCGGCACGGTCGTCACCGGCCTGCTGGTCGGCGCGGACGGGGCCTGGTCGCGCGTACGGCCGGTGCTGTCGGCCGCCGAGCCCGAGTACCTCGGCAAGACGGTGGTGGAGACGTACCTGTTCGACGCCGACACCCGCCATCCCGCCGCGGCGAAGGCGGTCGGTGGCGGCATGCTGATCGCGCTGTCGCCGGGCAGGGAGATCTTCGCCCACCGGGAGAAGGGCGACACGCTGCATGCCTATGTGGGCCTCTCGGAACCGCGGGACTGGTTCGCGGCGATCGACGTCTCCGACCCGGCGGCGGCCCTCGCCCGCATCGCCCGGGAGTTCACCGGCTGGGCGCCCGAACTGACCGCCCTGATCACGGAAAGCGACACCGCGCCGGTGCTGCGTCCGCTGTACGCCCTGCCGACGGGGCACCGGTGGGACCGGGTGCCGGGGGTGACCCTCCTCGGCGACGCCGCCCATCTCGCGGCCCCCAACGGCGAGGGCGCCAACCTGGCCATGCTGGACGGCGCCGAACTGGGCCAGGCGCTCGCCGCGCACCCCGAGGACGTGGAGGGGGCGCTGACCGTGTACGAGGAGGCCATGTTCGCCCGCGCCGCGGAGACGGAGGAGGACGCCATGCCCGACATCGACTCCCCGGACAACACGGCACATGGCCTGGTCGCCTTGTTCCACCAGGCCCAGGAAGGCGCCCAGGGCACGCGATGA
- a CDS encoding TetR/AcrR family transcriptional regulator — protein MPRITKEEKARNRRNIVDAAGRMFRAQGIDAVGIADLMKEAGLTHGGFYNHFASKDDLAAEVCNASFTASLGVLAQAIEDGDAPAGSPLRRVVDDYLSAEHRDAPDGGCPSASLVIDAGRHDETIQRSYAAGVEGYLTGFAAELAREHDGEPGSPEAREQAVLLLSRLVGAMVLARAVRDVEPELSDEILRTCRAHALD, from the coding sequence ATGCCGCGGATCACCAAGGAAGAGAAGGCCAGGAACCGGCGGAACATCGTGGACGCGGCCGGGCGCATGTTCCGCGCGCAGGGCATCGACGCCGTCGGCATCGCCGACCTGATGAAGGAGGCCGGCCTGACGCACGGCGGCTTCTACAACCACTTCGCGTCCAAGGACGACCTGGCCGCCGAGGTCTGCAACGCCTCGTTCACGGCCTCCCTGGGCGTGCTCGCTCAGGCCATCGAGGACGGGGACGCTCCCGCCGGGTCACCGCTGCGACGGGTGGTGGACGACTACCTGTCGGCCGAGCACCGCGACGCCCCGGACGGCGGCTGCCCGTCCGCCTCCCTCGTGATCGACGCCGGACGCCACGACGAGACCATCCAGCGCTCGTACGCGGCGGGCGTGGAGGGCTACTTGACCGGCTTCGCCGCCGAACTCGCCCGGGAGCACGACGGCGAGCCGGGTTCGCCGGAGGCCCGCGAACAGGCGGTGCTGCTGCTCAGCCGGCTGGTCGGCGCGATGGTGCTGGCCCGCGCCGTACGCGACGTCGAGCCCGAACTGTCCGACGAGATCCTGCGGACCTGCCGCGCGCACGCGCTCGACTGA
- a CDS encoding zinc-binding dehydrogenase, with translation MRTVVHTRQGNPADVLTLREDPDPPPRPGTGQVLVRLLVRPVHPGDLAGVEGMPGLAEQRLGEVRTPGVEGMGVVESVGPDVRGLRPGQRVAVFPAPGTWADFVVVAAERAVPVPDGVDDETAALLLVNPLTLRMLYRALENALGEQDKGPVLQTAAGSSIGRLVSAAAVRHGLPLVNLVRSASGAQRMREAYPTLPVVTTSDGDWREQVRRHTGGRPLQAVLDCVGNPLTQDLVTLLADGGTLITYGRLGSGTTALEELPVVQRGLTVQGVTVWHWTRRGPEERAQDVAFALDLARNTPELFEVAARYDLADVEAAVEHVRRPGKSGTVLLTSPRSTGAGQEAVR, from the coding sequence ATGCGCACCGTCGTGCACACCCGCCAGGGGAACCCCGCAGACGTACTGACACTGAGGGAGGACCCCGATCCGCCGCCCCGTCCCGGCACCGGACAGGTCCTCGTCCGGCTGCTGGTCCGGCCCGTCCATCCGGGTGACCTGGCCGGCGTCGAGGGCATGCCGGGCCTCGCGGAACAGCGGCTGGGAGAGGTCCGGACGCCCGGCGTGGAGGGCATGGGCGTCGTCGAGAGCGTCGGGCCGGACGTGCGGGGGCTGCGGCCCGGTCAGCGCGTCGCGGTCTTCCCGGCGCCGGGCACCTGGGCCGACTTCGTCGTCGTCGCGGCCGAGCGTGCCGTGCCCGTGCCGGACGGCGTCGATGACGAGACGGCGGCCCTGCTGCTGGTCAACCCGCTGACGCTGCGCATGCTGTACCGGGCGCTGGAGAACGCCCTGGGCGAGCAGGACAAGGGGCCCGTCCTCCAGACGGCCGCCGGTTCGTCCATCGGGCGGCTCGTCAGCGCGGCCGCCGTCCGGCACGGTCTGCCGCTGGTCAACCTCGTCCGCAGCGCGTCCGGCGCGCAGCGGATGCGGGAGGCGTATCCCACGCTGCCGGTCGTCACGACCAGCGACGGCGACTGGCGGGAGCAGGTCCGGCGCCACACCGGCGGCCGCCCTCTCCAGGCGGTTCTCGACTGCGTCGGCAACCCCCTGACCCAGGACCTCGTCACGCTGCTCGCCGACGGCGGCACCCTGATCACGTACGGACGGCTCGGTTCCGGCACAACGGCCCTGGAGGAGCTGCCCGTCGTCCAGCGGGGACTGACGGTCCAGGGCGTGACGGTGTGGCACTGGACGCGCCGCGGCCCGGAGGAGCGTGCCCAGGACGTCGCCTTCGCGCTGGACCTCGCGCGGAACACGCCGGAGCTGTTCGAGGTGGCGGCCCGCTACGACCTCGCGGACGTCGAGGCGGCCGTCGAACACGTCCGTCGGCCGGGGAAGAGCGGGACCGTCCTGCTCACCTCGCCGCGATCGACCGGCGCCGGGCAGGAGGCCGTCCGGTGA
- a CDS encoding NADPH-dependent F420 reductase, which produces MRIGMLGAGTIAQAVARHAIRHGHEVVLSNSRGPDSLAPLVADLGPLASAATPEEAAAADLVVLAVGWTRVPDVAARLPHLDGTVVIDATNQFESLPPHARIADLGDLTGSEYVASLLPGARVVKAFNSLFARYIAPDPRHEAGRQVLFLAGDDADAKNTVIGLTSAFGFAPVDLGSLREGGRLMQLGGPLSGLHVLKQD; this is translated from the coding sequence GTGAGGATCGGCATGCTCGGAGCCGGGACCATCGCCCAGGCCGTCGCGCGGCACGCGATCCGGCACGGTCACGAGGTCGTGCTCAGCAACAGCCGGGGGCCGGACTCCCTGGCCCCTCTGGTCGCGGATCTCGGCCCGCTCGCGTCGGCCGCGACGCCCGAGGAGGCCGCCGCCGCGGATCTCGTCGTCCTCGCCGTCGGCTGGACGCGTGTCCCGGACGTCGCCGCCCGGCTCCCCCACCTGGACGGGACCGTCGTCATCGACGCCACCAACCAGTTCGAGTCCCTTCCACCGCACGCACGGATCGCCGACCTCGGCGACCTCACGGGGAGCGAGTACGTGGCCTCCCTGCTGCCCGGCGCACGCGTGGTCAAGGCCTTCAACTCCCTGTTCGCGCGGTACATCGCGCCCGACCCGCGCCATGAGGCCGGGCGGCAGGTGCTGTTCCTCGCCGGTGACGACGCGGACGCGAAGAACACCGTGATCGGCCTGACCTCCGCGTTCGGGTTCGCGCCGGTCGACCTCGGAAGCCTGCGCGAGGGAGGACGTCTCATGCAGCTCGGCGGCCCCCTCTCCGGCCTCCACGTCCTCAAGCAGGACTGA
- a CDS encoding alkene reductase has translation MSDQTSAPGTQPLLRPVQLGALELPNRVVMAPMTRARATNAALAPTELHATYYAQRAGAGLLVSEGTWVNREAIGYIHVPGIYTDEQTDGWARVTESVHAAGGRIVSQIGHLGAASHPDHQGGRLPVGPSAVNPQEMSFTAEGPKDTVTPRALTGAEIAATVRDYRKAAANALRAGFDGLEIHAQGSHLIAQFLNPRLNQRTDAYGGTSEKRAQLLLDIVEAVSEVWGGERVAVKLSPYWNTGPAFTADAEALADYDLLLKRLGDSDLAYLHLVGPAPGTHTDDTFTAFSRFRGHYRGAVVANLGFTQATANELLERRLADAVSFGEPFIANPDLVDRFAHGHPLADGDRDTYYGGGAEGYTDYPTAARS, from the coding sequence ATGTCCGACCAGACCTCGGCACCCGGCACCCAGCCCCTCCTGCGTCCCGTCCAGTTGGGCGCGCTCGAACTGCCCAACCGGGTCGTCATGGCGCCCATGACACGCGCCCGCGCCACGAACGCCGCACTGGCCCCGACCGAACTGCACGCCACGTACTACGCGCAGCGGGCCGGCGCCGGCCTGCTCGTCAGCGAGGGGACCTGGGTCAACCGGGAGGCGATCGGCTACATCCACGTCCCCGGCATCTACACCGACGAACAGACCGACGGCTGGGCGAGGGTCACGGAGTCCGTACACGCGGCGGGAGGCAGGATCGTCTCCCAGATCGGGCATCTCGGTGCCGCCTCGCACCCCGACCACCAGGGCGGCCGCCTTCCCGTCGGCCCGTCGGCGGTCAACCCGCAGGAGATGTCCTTCACCGCCGAAGGGCCGAAGGACACCGTCACGCCGCGCGCCCTGACCGGCGCGGAGATCGCGGCCACCGTCCGCGACTACCGGAAGGCCGCCGCCAACGCCCTGCGCGCCGGGTTCGACGGCCTGGAGATCCACGCCCAGGGCTCCCACCTCATCGCCCAGTTCCTCAACCCCCGCCTCAACCAGCGCACCGACGCCTACGGCGGCACCAGCGAGAAGCGGGCCCAGCTCCTCCTCGACATCGTGGAGGCCGTGAGCGAGGTGTGGGGCGGCGAGCGCGTCGCCGTCAAGCTGTCCCCGTACTGGAACACCGGGCCCGCGTTCACCGCGGACGCCGAGGCACTGGCCGACTACGACCTGCTGCTCAAGCGCCTCGGCGACAGCGACCTGGCCTATCTCCACCTCGTCGGTCCGGCGCCCGGCACGCACACCGACGACACGTTCACCGCGTTCTCCCGCTTCCGCGGCCACTACCGGGGCGCCGTCGTCGCCAACCTCGGCTTCACGCAGGCGACGGCGAACGAGCTGCTCGAACGGCGGCTGGCGGACGCGGTGTCCTTCGGTGAGCCCTTCATCGCCAACCCGGACCTCGTCGACCGCTTCGCGCACGGCCACCCGCTCGCCGACGGCGACCGCGACACGTACTACGGCGGTGGAGCGGAGGGTTACACGGACTACCCCACGGCGGCCCGTTCCTAG
- a CDS encoding DUF3662 domain-containing protein translates to MSSLTGWEQALERVGGRLWERWFPKEPVELVDALRRECDRQAVVCSENRVVVPNAYDVELAEHVHAELGGHGARVGQVLTDKLAQYGARRGYEWAGPLAVHVTTSRDVPNDRYRVTSKAMAHVSAVGFPSVSGLTHSSSAVEV, encoded by the coding sequence ATGAGCAGCCTCACGGGATGGGAACAGGCGCTGGAACGGGTCGGCGGGCGGCTGTGGGAGCGGTGGTTCCCCAAGGAGCCGGTCGAACTGGTCGACGCGCTGCGGCGCGAGTGCGACCGTCAGGCGGTGGTGTGCAGCGAGAACCGGGTCGTGGTCCCCAACGCCTACGACGTGGAGCTCGCCGAGCACGTCCACGCCGAACTCGGCGGCCACGGCGCCCGGGTGGGTCAGGTCCTCACCGACAAGCTGGCGCAGTACGGCGCACGCCGCGGCTACGAGTGGGCGGGACCCCTGGCCGTGCACGTGACCACGTCCCGTGACGTCCCCAACGACCGCTACCGGGTGACGAGCAAGGCGATGGCCCATGTGAGCGCGGTCGGCTTCCCCTCCGTCAGCGGCCTGACGCACTCCTCGAGCGCCGTGGAGGTGTGA
- a CDS encoding tetratricopeptide repeat protein, which translates to MKGTPVAEAKALYEAGRYAEAEAEARAVAGSRPREDEYTAVALNIAALAAGAQGRHAEAVDTYDEALPVFTGLFGADHFLTLKLRSDRAQQMVSLDRHSESAAECAAVADAAARGTGPEMAFLASAARNGLVFALNAQGRHKEAEAHAREALAAHAARDRAALVLRLGLARSLNGQARHDEALAVAESADELYRALPSDLRRPDTGAVELVLGNALLGLGRTSDARHRAAVAHDACLASFGPEHRRTVEAATLLERIDGVQP; encoded by the coding sequence ATGAAGGGAACGCCGGTCGCCGAAGCCAAGGCGCTCTACGAGGCCGGGCGTTACGCCGAGGCGGAGGCCGAGGCGCGTGCCGTGGCCGGGTCCCGGCCGCGTGAGGACGAGTACACGGCCGTGGCGCTGAACATCGCCGCCCTCGCGGCGGGCGCCCAGGGCCGGCACGCCGAGGCGGTCGACACGTACGACGAGGCGCTGCCCGTCTTCACCGGGCTGTTCGGTGCCGATCACTTCCTGACGCTCAAACTGCGCTCGGACCGCGCCCAGCAGATGGTGTCGCTCGACCGGCACTCCGAGTCCGCCGCGGAGTGCGCGGCGGTCGCCGATGCGGCGGCGCGCGGCACCGGGCCCGAGATGGCCTTCCTCGCGTCGGCCGCCCGCAACGGGCTGGTCTTCGCGCTCAACGCGCAGGGCCGTCACAAGGAGGCCGAGGCGCACGCCCGCGAGGCCCTGGCCGCCCATGCCGCGCGGGACCGGGCCGCCCTGGTCCTGAGGCTCGGGCTGGCGCGCAGCCTCAACGGGCAGGCCCGCCACGACGAGGCCCTCGCCGTGGCCGAGAGCGCCGACGAGCTGTATCGCGCGCTTCCCTCGGACCTCCGCCGGCCGGACACGGGCGCCGTCGAACTCGTCCTCGGCAACGCCCTGTTGGGGCTGGGGCGCACCTCGGACGCCCGTCACCGCGCCGCGGTCGCGCACGACGCCTGTCTGGCGTCATTCGGTCCGGAGCACCGCCGTACCGTCGAGGCCGCCACACTGCTGGAGCGCATCGACGGCGTCCAGCCGTAG